The following coding sequences are from one Mustela lutreola isolate mMusLut2 chromosome 5, mMusLut2.pri, whole genome shotgun sequence window:
- the HBEGF gene encoding proheparin-binding EGF-like growth factor isoform X2, with translation MKLLPSVVLKLFLAAVLSALVTGESLERLRRGLAAGTGNLDSPTESTDQLLAPEGGRGREVLNLEETDLDLLRAAFSSKPQALATPSKEERGKKKKKGKGLGRKRDPCLRKYKDFCIHGECKYVKELRAPSCICHPGYHGERCHGLSLPVENRLYTYDHTTILAVVAVVLSSVCLLVIVGLLMFRNLRDDCYL, from the exons ATGAAGCTGCTGCCGTCGGTGGTGCTGAAGCTCTTTCTGGCTGCAG TGCTCTCGGCGTTGGTGACTGGCGAGAGCCTGGAGCGGCTTCGGAGAGGGCTGGCAGCTGGAACCGGCAATCTGGACTCTCCCACCGAATCTACAGACCAGCTACTGGCCCCGGAAGGCGGCCGGGGCAGGGAAGTCCTGAACTTAGAAGAGACAGACCTGGATCTTTTAAGAG CTGCTTTCTCCTCGAAGCCACAGGCTCTGGCCACACCCAGCAAGGAGGAgcgtgggaaaaaaaagaagaaaggcaaggGGTTAGGGAGGAAGAGAGACCCTTGTCTTCGGAAATACAAGGACTTCTGCATCCATGGCGAATGCAAATATGTGAAGGAGCTCCGGGCTCCATCCTGCAT CTGCCACCCCGGTTACCACGGAGAGAGGTGCCATGGGCTGAGCCTCCCAGTGGAAAATCGCTTATATACTTATGACCACACAACCATCCTGGCTGTGGTGGCCGTGGTGCTGTCGTCCGTCTGTCTGCTTGTCATCGTGGGGCTTCTCATGTTTAG GAATCTGCGGGACGACTGCTACCTCTGA
- the HBEGF gene encoding proheparin-binding EGF-like growth factor isoform X1 — MKLLPSVVLKLFLAAVLSALVTGESLERLRRGLAAGTGNLDSPTESTDQLLAPEGGRGREVLNLEETDLDLLRAAFSSKPQALATPSKEERGKKKKKGKGLGRKRDPCLRKYKDFCIHGECKYVKELRAPSCICHPGYHGERCHGLSLPVENRLYTYDHTTILAVVAVVLSSVCLLVIVGLLMFRYHRRGGYDVESEEKVKLGMTTSH; from the exons ATGAAGCTGCTGCCGTCGGTGGTGCTGAAGCTCTTTCTGGCTGCAG TGCTCTCGGCGTTGGTGACTGGCGAGAGCCTGGAGCGGCTTCGGAGAGGGCTGGCAGCTGGAACCGGCAATCTGGACTCTCCCACCGAATCTACAGACCAGCTACTGGCCCCGGAAGGCGGCCGGGGCAGGGAAGTCCTGAACTTAGAAGAGACAGACCTGGATCTTTTAAGAG CTGCTTTCTCCTCGAAGCCACAGGCTCTGGCCACACCCAGCAAGGAGGAgcgtgggaaaaaaaagaagaaaggcaaggGGTTAGGGAGGAAGAGAGACCCTTGTCTTCGGAAATACAAGGACTTCTGCATCCATGGCGAATGCAAATATGTGAAGGAGCTCCGGGCTCCATCCTGCAT CTGCCACCCCGGTTACCACGGAGAGAGGTGCCATGGGCTGAGCCTCCCAGTGGAAAATCGCTTATATACTTATGACCACACAACCATCCTGGCTGTGGTGGCCGTGGTGCTGTCGTCCGTCTGTCTGCTTGTCATCGTGGGGCTTCTCATGTTTAG GTACCATAGGAGAGGAGGTTATGATGTGGAAAGTGAAGAGAAAGTGAAGTTGGGCATGACTACTTCCCACTGA